One Triticum dicoccoides isolate Atlit2015 ecotype Zavitan chromosome 5B, WEW_v2.0, whole genome shotgun sequence genomic window carries:
- the LOC119311790 gene encoding histone H2B.1-like, which yields MAPKAEKKPAAKKPVEEEPAAEKAEKAPAGKKPKAEKRLPAAGKTSAKDGDKKAKKKSKKSVETYKIYIFKVLKQVHPDIGISSKAMSIMNSFINDIFEKLAGEAAKLARYNKKPTITSREIQTSVRLVLPGELAKHAVSEGTKAVTKFTSS from the coding sequence ATGGCGCCGAAGGCGGAGAAGAAGCCGGCGGCGAAGAAGCCCGTGGAGGAGGAGCCCGCGGCGGAGAAGGCCGAGAAGGCGCccgccgggaagaagcccaaggccgAGAAGCGTCTTCCCGCGGCGGGCAAGACCTCCGCCAAGGACGGcgacaagaaggccaagaagaagagcaagaagagcGTGGAGACGTACAAGATCTACATCTTCAAGGTGCTCAAGCAGGTGCACCCCGACATCGGCATCTCCTCCAAGGCCATGTCcatcatgaactccttcatcaacgACATCTTCGAGAAGCTCGCCGGCGAGGCCGCCAAACTCGCGCGCTACAACAAGAAGCCCACCATCACCTCCCGCGAGATCCAGACCTCCGTCCGCCTCGTCCTCCCCGGGGAGCTCGCCAAGCACGCCGTCTCCGAGGGCACCAAAGCCGTCACCAAGTTCACCTCCTCCTAG